The sequence CCGGCCAAGGTCGTTCATCGTCTTGTTGTAGGCGTCGCGCGCAGCCTTCTTCTGGTCGGGATCGACGATCGCGTTCGCCGCCTTGTTCTGTGCGTCCGCCTCGACCACCAACTGTGCCATCGGCTCGCGCGCGATCCGCATCGCGTCGATCTGGCGCTGGGCCTGCGGTGGCAGGGCGAGCTGTGGCGCATGGAGCTGGTCGTCGAGGAAGCGCGCGGCGCCCCTCGCCGCAATGTCCTTCATGCCGGTGTCGTCGACGCCCCAGGTCAGGCGGTCGAGCAGCGCGACGTCGGCCGGCCCCGGCGCGGCATGTCCCGCCGCAGCGGCGAGCATGCCGCAAAGAAACGCGCCGGCCGCCGAGAGACGACGGCAACGATGTGCCAGCCCCCGCCGTCGATGGTCGCACTTGGCCATGAATCCGATGTCCAGCGCCCACATGGGCTAGACTGTCATGCGGCCCGGAAGATGAATGGCCTCGGAATTTTGGACGCTGCCGGGATGATCGCGGCCGGAACCGACGCTCAGGGTCGCGCGACGCGATATATATGCAGCGCGGCCGGGGTGGTCTCGGTCTTCGCCGCCGCAGCGTAGAGCAAGTCCCCGCCCGGCAACAGCAGGCTATGCTTCACGCCGGGATCGACGGTCTGGGACACCAGATCCAGACGATCGCGCATACGCCCGGAGAAGACCGCGATGCCCTCGAGCCCCGAGAGAAACAGGCGCTTGCTCGCCGGATCCCAGGTGAGCGCGTCGGGGGTGGACATGATGTCAGTTTCAAACGTCGCGCGCCCGGTCTTCAGGTCGATTGCGAACAGCTTGGCGGGTTCGCGAGCGGCGACGAACAGGCGCCCGCCTGCTTCGTCGATCGCCATCGGCGTATTCTTGCCCATGCCGGCAATGGTCCAGGTCTCGACGACCTTGCCGGTCGCCAGATCCACGGCCGCGATCTGACGATGGTCGCGCATGTTCACGTAGAGGCGGTTGCGCCGGTGATCGACCACCATTCCCTCAAGATTCTTGTCGTCGATCGTGATCTGCAGCGTCGGCGATGTCGCGCCGGCCGGAATGACGTCGATGATTGAGGTCGGCATGCCGGAATTCATGCCGGCCTCCTGGATGTAGAAGACTTCCTTCGCGGCATCGTAGAAGCCGACGGTCGGGCTGGTCGTCAGCGGAATCTTGCGCAGCAGGTGATAGTCAGCGGCGCTCAGCACGGTCACGCAGCTGCCCTTGGCATCGCTCGCCCATATCTCGTCGCGCGATTTGATATAGGCCAGCATGTGCGGATCGGTGACGTCGTGTAGCGTCTTCAGCAGGGCGCCGGACTTGAGATCGAAGACGAGGACGGCGCCGTTATGCGCCGTCGCCATGAACAGGTGGCCACGCTTCTCATCGGCATCGAGAATGTTGAAGCCGCGCGCATAATCGGGAAGCGGCGTTTCCGCCACGCGCTCCAGCGTCTGCGCCACTGCGCGCCCGGTGAAACCGGGTGCAGCGGTCGTCAGCATCAGTCCTACGAGTGCAGCAATTTTCCGCATGATCATTCCCTTGATGGCTTGCCGAGCCGTGTCAGTTGGACTTGGCGACGTCGTAGATGTCGATCGCGGCGGGCGAGCCCTCGACCGGGGCGCGGCCGACGAAGACCTTCGCCAGCGACGGGACATAGGCCGAGCTCTTGCCGCCGCGTCCGCCGCCGGTCTGCACGACCTCGAAATGGTCGGTGTCACGGCGCGCCATGACGACGAAGCCCTGGTCGGTCGACACCAGCAGGCGGCGTCCAATCGCGTCATAGGTCATGTCGTCGCCGTCGTTGAGGCAGTCGGTCGTCGAGAGGAGCCGACCATTTTCCACGTCGATCACGTAGAGACGGCCCGGATCGCGTCCGATCACGAACAGGCGGCGCGTGGCCGGGTCGTAGGCCATCGG is a genomic window of Sphingomonas nostoxanthinifaciens containing:
- a CDS encoding YncE family protein encodes the protein MRKIAALVGLMLTTAAPGFTGRAVAQTLERVAETPLPDYARGFNILDADEKRGHLFMATAHNGAVLVFDLKSGALLKTLHDVTDPHMLAYIKSRDEIWASDAKGSCVTVLSAADYHLLRKIPLTTSPTVGFYDAAKEVFYIQEAGMNSGMPTSIIDVIPAGATSPTLQITIDDKNLEGMVVDHRRNRLYVNMRDHRQIAAVDLATGKVVETWTIAGMGKNTPMAIDEAGGRLFVAAREPAKLFAIDLKTGRATFETDIMSTPDALTWDPASKRLFLSGLEGIAVFSGRMRDRLDLVSQTVDPGVKHSLLLPGGDLLYAAAAKTETTPAALHIYRVARP